Proteins co-encoded in one Papaver somniferum cultivar HN1 chromosome 5, ASM357369v1, whole genome shotgun sequence genomic window:
- the LOC113279715 gene encoding cysteine--tRNA ligase 2, cytoplasmic-like: MSDLNVLVPTEQPRVSENIVEIKNMIAEILQNDYAYAADGDVYFSVDKFPAYGRLSGQKLEDNLAGGGGRTQDSLTSRKQNENDFALWKAAKPGEISWESPWGPGRPGWHIECSAMSDRYLTSSFDIHGGGLDLIFPHHENELAQSCAARPNTCEIIYWMHNGFVNVNKEKMSKSLGNFFTIREVTTSYHPLALRYFMMSTHYRSPVNYSLNQLEIASDTVFYLYQLEAQECINKLKNDFYAKMSDDLHTQDFLKGALQEILKLMNSSLNKLKKAKQQQQSLFLSLAGMEKEVKMVLDTLGLMSSLSYSERFWNN; the protein is encoded by the exons ATGAGCGATCTTAACGTCCTTGTTCCTACAGAACAACCCCGTGTTTCTGAAAACATAGTTGAAATTAAAAATATGATAGCTGAG ATTTTACAAAATGATTATGCCTATGCTGCTGATGGAGATGTCTACTTTTCAGTTGACAAATTTCCTGCTTATGGTCGGCTATCAGGGCAAAAATTAGAAGACAATCTAGCTGGTGGAGGTGGAAGAACTCAAGACAGTTTAACTTcaagaaaacaaaatgaaaatgacTTTGCATTATGGAAG GCTGCAAAGCCGGGAGAGATTAGCTGGGAAAGTCCTTGGGGACCTGGAAGACCTGGGTGGCACATAGAGTGCAGTGCCATGAGTGACCGTTATCTGACTTCGTCCTTTGATATTCATGGTGGAGGACTGGATCTGATATTCCCACATCACGAGAATGAACTTGCTCAGAGTTGTGCTGCGCGACCTAACACTTGTGAGATTATATATTGGATGCATAATGGCTTTGTCAATgtgaacaaggagaaaatgtcCAAGTCCCTTGGAAACTTTTTTACTATTCGTGAG GTCACCACATCGTATCATCCATTGGCATTGAGATATTTTATGATGAGTACGCACTATCGGTCGCCTGTCAATTACTCACTAAATCAGCTAGAAATTGCGTCTGATACTGTTTTCTACTTGTATCAG CTCGAGGCCCAGGAGTGCATCAATAAATTGAAGAATGATTTCTACGCTAAAATGTCAGATGATCTCCACACTCAAGATTTCCTGAAGGGTGCTCTTCAGGAAATTTTGAAGCTCATGAACAGTTCATTGAACAAGCTCAAGAAG GCAAAGCAACAACAGCAATCGTTGTTCCTGTCCCTTGCTGGAATGGAGAAAGAAGTGAAGATGGTTCTAGATACCCTTGGACTAATGTCATCTTTATCCTATTCAGAG AGGTTCTGGAACAATTGA